In Labrus bergylta chromosome 6, fLabBer1.1, whole genome shotgun sequence, the following proteins share a genomic window:
- the im:7152348 gene encoding uncharacterized protein im:7152348: MVLCEDGDCSVCLSPYTRMDRIPRVLHCRHTFCEPCLETMSRTRSGLLTVPCPLCRRVTCIGHGLSLQEALWVNSRLWDQIPEEEQEEEAREDEEEDGVKEEAEEERTETKEQPSLQAECVSSRSSRTKLMKLPAFFKKFSLTKQHQERIVPGGNVEMKSWRRLPTEETV, encoded by the exons ATGGTTCTGTGTGAGGATGGCGACTGCAGCGTCTGCTTGTCTCCTTACACCCGGATGGACAGGATCCCTCGGGTTCTCCACTGCAGGCACACGTTTTGTGAGCCGTGTCTGGAGACGATGTCGCGGACCAGGAGCGGGCTGCTCACCGTGCCCTGCCCTCTGTGTCGCAGGGTGACCTGCATAGGACACGGCCTCAGCCTGCAGGAAGCTCTGTGGGTCAACAGCCGGCTGTGGGACCAGATAccagaagaggagcaggaggaggaggcccgggaagacgaggaggaagatggAGTGAAAGAGgaagctgaggaggagaggactgaGACTAAAGAGCAACCTTCATTACAAGCAGAATG tgtTTCCTCCAGGTCATCCAGAACAAAACTCATGAAACTGCCGGCATTCTTCAAAAAGTTCAGTTTGACAAAGCAGCACCAAGAGAGGATCGTTCCTGGTGGGAATGT GGAAATGAAGTCGTGGCGCAGGCTTCCAACTGAAGAGACCGTTTAA